The nucleotide window AGACCAGTGAGTCAAACTGATATAACAGGGTCAGAAGCAGAAAGGTCCAAGAAGTTGAGAATATTCATTGTGTTTTATTCAATGTATGGACATATTGAAAGATTAGCTAGAAGGATGAAAAAAGGGGTAGATGGGATTGAAGGTGTTGAAGGGGTTCTGTATATGGTTCCTGAAACTTTAGCACCAGATGTTTTGGAACAAATGAAAGTCCCCCCAAAAAATGATGAGATTCCAGTGATATCCGTGGATGAGCTTATGGAAGCTGATGGATTCTTGTTTGGATTTCCTACAAGATATGGATGTATGGCAGCTCAGATGAAGGCATTTTTTGACTCGACGGGGAAGTTGTGGAGAGAACAAAAGCTTGCTGGATTGCCTGCAGGGTTCTTTGTCAGTACTGGTACACAAGGAGGTGGGCAGGAGACCACCGCGTAAGTCTGTCTTCTGTCATCCATTTACTTGTGTTTATACTATTAATCGTTTCTTTTTATGTCATCGGTGATGTCTGATCAGTGATCACTGTGTGTGAGCTAATTGCAACTTTCAGTTGGATGTTAATGCATTTGGGCAATGACTAATGTGTATGTGACATATATGTAAACCAAAAAAGAGGAGAGTAATATGACAAAGTTCTACGTAAGCAAATTGATAGATACCCTTCAGATAATTGCTTCACCtagttgtagttgcaaatgaaTAGACAGAAGAAACGGATAACACTAGCAGAATCTAAGTccacaacttaactgataagaGTGCATACTAGTGACTAGTCTGAAAAATCATTTTGCCAGCCCTACAAAATTGTATGAAGGCTGTAGCTCTCCATAGCATCCAAAGGATTGCCTTTAACTGTTGATCCGTTTAACTGTACTGATTGAGTTAAAGGAATCCCTTCATCTCAATGATTTGCAAGGTATCATTGAGGAAGAAGGCTCTAGAGACCCAAAAATACTGTTTCTGATTGATCTTCCAAcaattaaaatacttttaagGAATTTGATTTTCCAACAGGCCTAAGGGAAAGTATCTTGCAGTAAGATTTTTCTGTAATAGGTAATTAAGGCCTCAAGAACACTTAACAATTGTCAGCATTGAATCTCATTTAGCAAACTGGTTGTCTGCTATGATAACTATCCATTATAGTGACAGAGATCTGTAGCTGTAGCCAGTAGCCACTACTTCATAGGTGCATCATCTATTGTCATTCCGACCATATTTGCTCGGAAGTCATTTTAGAGGTATGCTAATAATAAAGAATTGTTACTATTATTGTAGTGTAGTAACTTCCTTGGGCTAATAGGTCTCTTTTGCTATTGATCTTGTTGGTTTTGCAACCTTGGGAAGTCATCATGCATTCATGCTAATGGATGAACTTCAAATCTTGGATGAATAGGATGGTGACTAGTTTATTTATGAAAATGGCTTTGCTCGTATGTGTTGTCGTAGAATCCTTAAACATGACATTTTATCCACAGACTTTTATAGTTTATGAAGGACTACAAATGTACTCTTATGCAATCTCTATATCCTTTATCTTCTgttctattttcttctttctgaTGATCCACTTATATCCTTGTTCCAATATTAATCGTGCAACCAATTGGGGGACAAAGCTTGGTCAACGATAATCTGCTAACGAAATCACCATTTTGAAATGTTCCATTTTTCGTATTTGCAGCTGGACAGCAGTCACTCAGTTAGCTCACCATGGGATGCTCTATGTTCCAATAGGATACACATTTGGAGCAGGAATGTTTAGAATGGATTCAATAAGAGGAGGTTCTCCATATGGAGCAGGAACTTTCTCTGGAGATGGTAGCAGGGAACCTAGTGAACCAGAGTTGGCGCTGGCTGAGCACCAGGGCAAGTACATGGCAATGACAGTTAAAAGATTGGCTCAGCACTATTCCTTACCACCTGATAATGCCAGCTCCCGACGtttttagaaattgaaaaatgtCCAAATTTACCCCTCTACTATATGAAATgtcttaatttttagttatactTTGGGGCCATTCATACCTTTGTCGTTAAGAAATCGTCTTTGTATCTGTCTTTGCCTTTAACAGAGCTCCAAAGTGAACCGGATGATAAGGTTTCAATTTACCCCTCTACTTTTCACTATACTTTAAAATTACCTTCCGTTATACTTCAGGTTGGAGTTTCGTTAAGGGCGAGAACGGCAAGGGTGTGGATGCCCTTCAAAAGTATAACACATTAGTAAACTCAAGTTCTTTCATTTAGTAGAATTgtaattttaccctttttggtTTAGAAACACCCTACATGTAATTTTTGTCCATTCCTAAAAACATTTCCTAAACTGAATGTATCAAAATTTGTGTGCCCTTAGAACTTAGAAGGTaatgttttctttcatttattaatttgattttagatttTACAATGGGTTAGGGGAGGGGATGATGGAATTTGATGTACTATGAAGTATAAGCTATGATTTGTGTTCCATTTTCTATATGTTTTGGCCTGTCTtgttttgaggagtcttttgTGATCCGGAGAAAATAAAGCATTTAGATAAGCATATTGATTTCGCGTTGAACGTCAATTTCAAATGCTAATAATTAAACTTCATATTTACTGGATTTTTTAACACAAATACATAGtttgaacaaatattattaaaatatgcTGAATTTATATTTAGACTTCTACCTCTATTCGTGAATTGGCGATCaacccaattttattttattgaactAAAGCTACTAAACTacattttataacaaaaatgcCACTTAACTTTGCGTAAATATCATTAAAAGTcactaataaataaattttatttgattaaaaagtCACATAAATTTGCCTAAATATGAGAGAAACAATATTGTGATTATGTCATGTCTCTTTTGTTTCATCCTTGTGACATATTGGTGAGAAAAAAATGAGGACGAGGCTTAGATTATTCGATCATGCGAAGAAATAATTCACAAATGTTCTATAAACAGGTGTGAGACACGGGTTATAGTGGGTTTAACGAGTGATAGAGGTAAGTCGAAGAAGTCTTAGGAAGAGCTGATTAGATAAGACATGCCTCGCCTGTAGCCTACCAATAGCACAATTCTGGATAGAAAAATCAATAGATCGAGGATTAagatagaaggttagtaggcCGAGAGTTGTCTAGTTCATTTTTTAGTATTGTTATTATTAcacttttactattttaattatcCTATTATTTATCGTTGTTACTGTTCTTCATTGTATCTGACATGACTTTTTTGCTACTATATTGTACATACTGTTTTTAGTCGATGCCCGAGGTCTAAACTCTAAAACGAAacttttacattaaaaaaattggggTAAAACTGCGTCTATAAAAAAGTCGAGTGAGTTTTTCTTTACCAAAAAATAGTTTCGTGACTTTGGTGCAATAAAGCGAAAGTTGAGTGATTAACCATAATTTATTGTGGATGCAATTACCTTTCGTTTTACCTGAACTGTAAACTTCTTCTTATCACTTGGTCGAAGACTGAAAAACTCTCGTCAACTCTGAAGTGAAGTGAAGGGATCTTTAAGCTTCAAATCTCGCTAAACCCTAGTGGCTTGCGAGCATTTTCAACATGTCTCGAGCGCCAGTAATCCTCAGTTTCCTTCTTCTTGCGGTTCTTGGCAATGCATTTTCCCCTGAAAACCCAACAGATCGGAAAATCTTGGTTTTGCTGGATGATTTATCCATCAAATCTTCACATTCTCTCTACTTCCAGTCTCTACAAACCCGTGGTTTCGATCTTGATTTCAAACTCGCCGATGATCCCAAGATCGCGTTACAGAGATACGGACAGTATTTATATGACGCCTTAATTCTCTTCTCACCTACCATTGATAGTAAGTCTCCATGCCAGATTTCTTTATGTTACATATGTGTATAGATCCGAGCTGAATGCAGTGGTTTCCAGTGAACCCGATGCGAAGGGATAGATCGAAATGGGTTAATTTTTTGGGTGTTTTAGGTAGATTAATAATGtcgttcctttttttttttttcgtcttttttaaggtttaggtgGATCTCTTAATGCGGCAGCTATTCTGGACTTTGTTGATTCTGGCCATGATTTGATCCTTGCGGCTGATGCATCTGCATCTGATCTAATTAGAGAGATTGCTACTGAGTGTGGGGTTGATTTTGATGAGGTAACAGAAAACGTTTCTgttacttatatttttattcaatcaATCACACAACTTTACCTATTAGGCCCATTTCATACTAAAAAGACTTGTGTTTTAAGTGAATGATTCATATTGCATACAGAAACCCTTTGCTTAACATTTTCACTGTGGTGAAGTGAATTCGATGGGATTTTCTTTGGTTACTAATGATGTTGCTAATTTGGACCCATGTTCTAAAAGCAAATGatgaacataatttttttgattttctgAACCCCTATCAATCACTTTCATTCTTATGGGTGATTGCATCTTTGTGATAAGTATACTCATACTCCTCTAAAGTTAAGCATGACATGCTGACTAATGTTTTTCTACTCTTTATGTTCTACATAATAGGATCAGTCAGCTATGGTCATTGATCATACAAGCTTTGCAGTTTCAGATACAGAAGGGGACCATACCTTAATTGCTGGTGATGATTTCATTCAATCTGATGTAATCTTGGGCAAAGAAAAGATCAAGGTAAAGCACTATATTTCATCTATAATAATCATGATTTTTGAGTCTACTCTTCTATTTAATCATGGAATCAACGTGATCATAAAATATTAGCGCATAAGTGTGGCCCTCcattcctattttttttttggggggggggggggatctGTAAGTACGAGAGATCAAAAATAGACCCTAGAACCCAATTCGCATACCGCTCTTAAGGGCTGATGGCCCAACTGTAGGAACATACTACATGCCCAAGTGGGGAAGAACCAACATCAAACGTGTCGAACCTTCCAACCAGTGTGATCTCTTATGAAGATGCTATATCTATAATTTAACTGGAAAGGTTTGAACGAGTTTGTTGTGATCATCTTTCCCTTGAgattgaaagaaataattagCAGTTTGTCTTTCTGGAGCTATCGCCTATAAAAAggattttttaacttatttatcaATGTATTCTGTTGATGCCTTTTGTAGAAATACTGATATTTCATAACATGTAGCAATTTTAGAGATCAATTGGATTGTCCTGTCCCACAAGAGAATGGCCGAAACTCTCTCAACATGTAGCAATGTTTGTTTGCATTGCAAAAGAGTTGTTTCTTTCCTCCCAACATGGGTAGCATCCATTAATTTTTTGCTTTCAACCTCCCATTTTGGAATCGTATCTACACTAATAAGCTGTGAAAACTCTATAAAGCTGATACATTCAACCAACCACTGTCATTTCACTCActaatttcttaaagattttagAAACCTTTATTATTTAGGCTTTTTACTTCCCTAGCACATCTTATGTGACACTTAGCATTTTGCAATTGTTTCTCTTATTCTCTTTGTTCATTTGTGTATTTGCCATGTTCGTTGGATTGTATCCTTGCAATTGTTTGTTGTAGCTTGTATATATGCTAATCCACATAGGGAAGTCATTGAAATAGTGACTCAAATTGCAGAAAGTACCACAATTTGAGTATTCTTTAGCTGTATACCACTCTTGTTCAGTATATTATTCTTGAACAAGGGTGCTCTATTTTGCTGATAATAAAGGAACAGATTATTATTCAAGCGGTAGAGTGCTTAGCCACATGAATAAACTTATACTAGACCTTCAATTAGAGATACAAGTTCAAAATTCTTCAGTGAAGTTCTGAGGAAGGATCTGGAACCAGATCATTATTAGTACACATAGAAGAAGGTTCTTTATTGATCTGTCTATGGGATAGGGATGGGGAAGGGAGGAAACTGAAGTTTAACTCCCTCAAGAGTGTTCACCTTCTCTTTATAAAGTCTGGATAAAGACCAATGATCTTGAGTAATCGATATGGTGTAGCAACTGAAACGATCAATAAGTATACAGTAATTTCTTCATGCTCATTGTAAGCTCTATTGTGCTCTCTTTTTGAGGTAGCTGCTTTTGTAAATAACACAAGGATTGTCATGTATCCTTTTTTAGAAGgtaaataaattgattaataATAGGAAACTCTCATTCTAAGGTGAAGAAATTGATTAATGCTGGAGATTTTTCCATTATctcttataaataataataggaAAATCTCACATAAACCAACAGTTCACCAAAGAGTAGAGAATCTATAACATAGTATAATTCACTGTGAATGACACCAaatcttctatatatataaactagaACCTCAAGGGTGAACCTGAGAGAAACTAAATTTGAGAGGCTATCCCAAATGTATGTGGCCATTCTATACCCTTCAAATTCAAAAGCTCTCATATTTCTCTCTTTCAACAGAACCAACATAAGTGCTAATGAGGCAGATTCTCAGCTGTCAGGATCTCCTGTATCTTATCATATGTGTATCAAATAGGAGTCAGAATCTAACCTGAGGTACCAAATTAGACCAATGGAACTTTATCTACTCTTGCCATATTTAAAGCCAATAAACAAAGGCTTGTGAAtttatcttcaaatttttttattttcttgtattgatTAATAAGCTTGACATAGAATCAAGTGCACTATATTTATCAGGTATATATTTAACCTCaagttttcaattaaaattagtTCATGAATCATGACAATGAAGGCAAATCATGATGTCAGAAAAAAGATTATGCAGTAATAGGATAAGGTCGCGATGGAATAGATCAAGCAAGCTCGAATTGATGCAATAAGGAACCTATTTGGCCAAAGCCCTCATAAAAcaatgtgcaatttttgaggtGGTCTTACTTGAACATGGTCTGTTCTATAATCTCCTAACATAGACCTTTTTAGTTTTACAATGTCCATTTTTGAGGCATCTATGGTGTTATTTTGATATTGGCATTGGGTCATAAACTTTGTATGCACAAACTTCCCCAGTtacctttttcattttttacacTGACGTGATTGTGTATCGGATGATACAGCTCTTGAGTCCTGCTGTAATGGAGCAGCATGTTTCTAATACATATTTCTGTTATATAAATCCAGGCTCCTGTACTCTTCAAGGGGATTGGCCACTCTGTAAATCCGGCTAATAGCTTGGTAAGTTTCAGCAAGTTCTTTCTGGACATACATGTGTGTGAAGTACATTCTGTATAGTTATTTAATGTCAAAGGGTGCATCCATCATGCTTGCAGGTGCTGAAAGTTCTCTCAGCTTCGCCTTCAGCGTATTCAGCTAATCCTAAATCCAAATTATCAACTCCACCAACACTAACTGGATCTGCAATCAGTCTTGTTTCAGTTGTGCAGGTGGTTCATCTAATATGTGACCTAttaatattcctaattattttcttaaatttctacATTCATTCAGATTATTGACCTTGAACCTCAAAAGTTGTTCAACCGGTGCTGTTTAGCTTTTTAAGATAATGAAGCCATGCAGGGATGCTTGCATAGAAGTTAAGCAGAAAAAGAATcataatttacttttttaaaagaataaagaaaaagggAAGATGGAAAGGTGTAAGTAGAAacgcctctctacctccacgaggtaggggtaaggtttacACTCTACACTCCCCAGATCCCATCTATGTgcttacactgggtatgttattgttgttggaaAGGTATAGGCAATAGATGTTATACCTTTTGCAGTAGCTAGATCACATTTAGATGAAATTTATTTGATCTGGTCACTCTGGTGATGACGTATCGTGGCAATTTTCATATGTAAAGACTGCATACTTTGCTGACAATCGTTGCCTCATAATGCTACCCCTGGCCCATCGCCGTCCTTCCTTTTGTTACTGAACAATTAAATGATGTTTAAAATAAGATCAACAACACgcccaaaaaaaaatcaatgacaaTTGTTTCCAATTGCAGGCAAGAAATAATGCTCGAGTTCTTATATCTGGCTCCTTAAGCATGTTTAGCAATCGGTAAGTAACTTTTGAGGCTTTAGATGGAGTAATATCTAATCTGAATTGCTCAAATTGACAAGCCTTTTTCTCATGTCCAGATTCTTCAGATCTGGGGTGCAAAAGGCTGGAAGCACAATCAAGTAAGCACTCGTAGTTACTCTGTTGCTTCTGTTTGTTTGACATGATAGTACCTTGAGTCTGATGTGTGTGGAAGCCTCAGCATGAATTGacttagaaaatgaaaaagaaaacaaaaattaaaagccTTGGTATTGGTTGGACTTCTCTAAGACTGAAGCTGCTAAGAACATCATTGATATGTCAGTAATGTATCCATCACCTGGGAAAAGGTTTCTCAACTATTGGCATCCTGATTATGGATCTGTATTTCCTGTTTTGAGTTTTGACTACCAGAAAGAAGTCCACTaaccaaaaatatttgttgGATGTTGGGAGTTCTTTCGTTGTTGTAATAACTAGAATGTATTGTAAGGTTTTCTACTTGGTATACTCTTCAATGTATTGTAAGGTTTTCAATTATGCGGATCCACACAATTTTAGTTTGAACAGTATGTGTAATTTGATGTGatttgatttcttttctcaatttctttgttttcaCTTAATGCTGCTAGAGAAGCAATATCTTGAAGCTAATTGTGCCTCTTCCTGTCCTCTTCCACGTAAAGTACAACTcaattttgtattgtttatgctTTCTGACTTGATTGACCATAAATTTATCCCATGATCACAGCCATGAGAAATCTGGTAATGAGCAGTTTGTGACTGAAATTAGCAAGTGGGTCTTCCATGAAAGAGGCCATCTCAAGGTGCAGTATCAGATATAAGTTCTTAATTCATATCCACttacttctttattttaatattttactttgGGCATTCTTGTAGTCATAAAAGAAATGCACTTCAATTGGCTGCATTTCACTATCCATATTTGCTGTTCTCAATATGTGAATTGGGAATTTATGTCTATACACTTTCATATATAGGCTGTGAATGTAAGACATCACAAAGTTGGGGAGGCAGATGAACCTTCTATATACAGAATCAATGATGATCTGGTACTACTACACTGCAAGTTTGAATAATCTATCAATCTTATATTATGTTTACTTAATGGTTTTGGATGTGTACTGAAACTGAGATTTTGATCCAAGGAATATTCTCTTGAGATTTATGAATGGTCTGGAACAAGTTGGGAACCTTATGTTGCAGATGATGTTCAAGTTCAGTTTTACATGATGAGCCCGTACGTTCTGAAAACCATGTCAACTGATCAGAAGGTACTCTTTAAGTGCTTCAGAATTAACTTATGGTAGGAATTGTTTTAGCACTTGGAttaatatttctaatttcatttTCTATAGGGTGTTTATTATACATCATTCAAGGTTCCAGATGTTTATGGAGTATTCCAGTTTAAGGTTGAGTACGAGAAATTAGGAGTCACAAGCTTGAGCCTTGCAAAACAGGTATGTTCTTTCGAAATCTACAGGCACCATCTCTTATGGAGGTATCTTTAAAAATTTTGTTATCATACTTTAAGCTGGTTAATTGTTAGAAGAGGTAGGTGTAGTcgttattttcatgttttacaGATTTTGTAGTGAAGAGCTAATATATATGCTGTATCAGTCACTTTCTGGACACAAATTTATCTAGGACTTTTGCTTTCCCACTTATTTGGTGAGAGAATTACAACATGATAACCCTTCGGGGTgacccagtggtttgggcttgggacttccatgttggaggtctcaagttcgaaaccccttgccagcgaaagcaaggggtttgccttctgggtcgagctcgtcgcaccgggcttgcctagtgcgggttacctctcctacgtggtttgcgagctattgcataggagcgagggttttaccctgtgcgcacccaaagggtagtggctgcgggtttcccttgt belongs to Solanum stenotomum isolate F172 chromosome 1, ASM1918654v1, whole genome shotgun sequence and includes:
- the LOC125853752 gene encoding probable NAD(P)H dehydrogenase (quinone) FQR1-like 2; its protein translation is MGKGGGCMSSKNKFPINESAERPVSQTDITGSEAERSKKLRIFIVFYSMYGHIERLARRMKKGVDGIEGVEGVLYMVPETLAPDVLEQMKVPPKNDEIPVISVDELMEADGFLFGFPTRYGCMAAQMKAFFDSTGKLWREQKLAGLPAGFFVSTGTQGGGQETTAWTAVTQLAHHGMLYVPIGYTFGAGMFRMDSIRGGSPYGAGTFSGDGSREPSEPELALAEHQGKYMAMTVKRLAQHYSLPPDNASSRRF
- the LOC125853749 gene encoding dolichyl-diphosphooligosaccharide--protein glycosyltransferase 48 kDa subunit isoform X2, encoding MSRAPVILSFLLLAVLGNAFSPENPTDRKILVLLDDLSIKSSHSLYFQSLQTRGFDLDFKLADDPKIALQRYGQYLYDALILFSPTIDSLGGSLNAAAILDFVDSGHDLILAADASASDLIREIATECGVDFDEDQSAMVIDHTSFAVSDTEGDHTLIAGDDFIQSDVILGKEKIKAPVLFKGIGHSVNPANSLVLKVLSASPSAYSANPKSKLSTPPTLTGSAISLVSVVQARNNARVLISGSLSMFSNRFFRSGVQKAGSTINHEKSGNEQFVTEISKWVFHERGHLKAVNVRHHKVGEADEPSIYRINDDLEYSLEIYEWSGTSWEPYVADDVQVQFYMMSPYVLKTMSTDQKGVYYTSFKVPDVYGVFQFKVEYEKLGVTSLSLAKQIPVRPFRHNEYERFITAAFPYYGASFSMMGGFFLFSLVYLCHK
- the LOC125853749 gene encoding dolichyl-diphosphooligosaccharide--protein glycosyltransferase 48 kDa subunit isoform X1, yielding MSRAPVILSFLLLAVLGNAFSPENPTDRKILVLLDDLSIKSSHSLYFQSLQTRGFDLDFKLADDPKIALQRYGQYLYDALILFSPTIDSLGGSLNAAAILDFVDSGHDLILAADASASDLIREIATECGVDFDEDQSAMVIDHTSFAVSDTEGDHTLIAGDDFIQSDVILGKEKIKAPVLFKGIGHSVNPANSLVLKVLSASPSAYSANPKSKLSTPPTLTGSAISLVSVVQARNNARVLISGSLSMFSNRFFRSGVQKAGSTINHEKSGNEQFVTEISKWVFHERGHLKAVNVRHHKVGEADEPSIYRINDDLEYSLEIYEWSGTSWEPYVADDVQVQFYMMSPYVLKTMSTDQKGVYYTSFKVPDVYGVFQFKVEYEKLGVTSLSLAKQIPVRPFRHNEYERFITAAFPYYGASFSMMGGFFLFSLVYLYHK
- the LOC125853749 gene encoding dolichyl-diphosphooligosaccharide--protein glycosyltransferase 48 kDa subunit isoform X3, whose protein sequence is MSRAPVILSFLLLAVLGNAFSPENPTDRKILVLLDDLSIKSSHSLYFQSLQTRGFDLDFKLADDPKIALQRYGQYLYDALILFSPTIDSLGGSLNAAAILDFVDSGHDLILAADASASDLIREIATECGVDFDEDQSAMVIDHTSFAVSDTEGDHTLIAGDDFIQSDVILGKEKIKAPVLFKGIGHSVNPANSLVLKVLSASPSAYSANPKSKLSTPPTLTGSAISLVSVVQARNNARVLISGSLSMFSNRFFRSGVQKAGSTINHEKSGNEQFVTEISKWVFHERGHLKAVNVRHHKVGEADEPSIYRINDDLEYSLEIYEWSGTSWEPYVADDVQVQFYMMSPYVLKTMSTDQKGVYYTSFKVPDVYGVFQFKVEYEKLGVTSLSLAKQIPVRPFRHNEYERFITAVFPYYGTSFSMMGGFFLFSLVYLCHK